A window of the Novipirellula caenicola genome harbors these coding sequences:
- the pta gene encoding phosphate acetyltransferase has protein sequence MPDSLYIATNENATGKRMVALGVMELAMRRFDRVHFFRPVVRSRPHEDQSIRLMRSRYQITTDPDEMAGVTRIEARRMLAEDRYEGLIQRIQQKFKRLQETCDFVIVEGTSFQGLAQEIEFELNSDIAVNLGCAIMPVYSARGKSVEDCMQSIYIGNDSITDRGGQVIATVLNQIDAANESELRSAYNQTSSASQAPLYLLPEEPLLRQPTLREIQVGLNATKFSGDETTFDREVTRLKVAAMLLPDFLERLYPSSLVITPGDRSDILAGCALASLDANGPSPAGILLTGGMLPPLAVQQLICNTSGMPVLLTSVDTFTAATEASKIRAEIGEHSPRKIDSALGLFEQSIDSEDLATRLQAPDTHRVTPMLFEYSLIQRAREKRVRIVLPEGSEPRILQAVDVLRRRDVAEIVLLGDPVAIRAAASHVGISISDSGVEIIDPKTSPLRESFVNEYYSMRKHKGVTLDVASDRMLEVSYFGTMMVAKGLAGGMVSGSIHTTANTIRPAFEFIKTREGVGCVSSVFLMCLKHDVLVYGDCAVIANPTADQLAEIASSSANTATQFGIDPRVAMLSYSTGESGHGEDVERVREATAILKRKRPELLVEGPLQYDAAIDPAVAATKLPSSAVAGRATVFIFPDLNTGNNTYKAVQRSAGAVAIGPVLQGLRKPVNDLSRGCTVADIVNTVAITAIQAQDS, from the coding sequence ATGCCTGACAGCCTCTACATTGCGACGAATGAAAACGCGACCGGCAAGCGAATGGTTGCCCTTGGGGTGATGGAATTAGCGATGCGTCGTTTCGACCGCGTGCACTTCTTTCGCCCCGTCGTTCGTTCTCGCCCGCACGAAGATCAAAGCATCCGGTTGATGCGATCGCGCTACCAAATCACAACCGACCCAGACGAAATGGCGGGGGTCACGCGAATCGAAGCCCGCCGCATGTTGGCAGAGGATCGTTACGAGGGGCTAATCCAACGCATCCAACAGAAGTTCAAACGTTTGCAGGAGACGTGCGACTTTGTGATCGTCGAGGGGACGAGTTTTCAAGGATTGGCGCAAGAAATCGAATTTGAGCTGAATTCGGATATCGCGGTCAATCTTGGCTGTGCGATCATGCCCGTGTATTCGGCACGGGGCAAAAGTGTCGAAGACTGTATGCAGTCGATTTACATCGGCAACGATAGTATTACGGACCGTGGAGGCCAGGTCATTGCCACGGTACTGAACCAAATTGATGCAGCGAATGAATCGGAGCTGCGGTCGGCCTACAACCAGACATCGTCGGCTTCCCAAGCTCCCTTGTACCTGCTTCCTGAGGAACCGCTACTGCGTCAACCGACGCTTCGCGAGATTCAAGTGGGACTCAATGCGACGAAATTCAGTGGCGACGAAACGACGTTTGATCGCGAAGTGACGCGGTTGAAGGTCGCTGCGATGCTGTTGCCGGACTTTCTCGAGCGGTTGTATCCATCGAGTCTGGTGATCACGCCAGGGGATCGCAGCGATATTTTGGCCGGCTGTGCACTGGCGTCGCTCGATGCGAACGGGCCATCACCAGCCGGAATCTTGTTGACCGGTGGGATGTTGCCGCCGCTGGCGGTCCAGCAATTGATTTGCAACACGTCTGGCATGCCTGTTTTGTTGACGTCGGTGGATACGTTTACCGCGGCAACCGAAGCTTCAAAGATCCGCGCAGAAATCGGCGAACATTCGCCTCGCAAAATTGATTCGGCTCTTGGTCTATTCGAACAATCCATTGACTCCGAGGACCTTGCCACGCGATTGCAGGCGCCCGACACACACCGTGTCACTCCGATGTTATTCGAATACTCGTTGATTCAACGAGCTCGCGAGAAACGTGTTCGCATCGTCTTGCCAGAAGGCAGTGAGCCTCGCATTTTGCAAGCGGTCGATGTGCTTCGCCGCCGTGATGTTGCCGAGATTGTGTTGCTGGGGGATCCGGTTGCGATTCGTGCTGCGGCGAGTCATGTGGGAATTTCGATTTCCGATTCTGGTGTGGAGATCATCGATCCCAAGACCTCACCGCTTCGCGAATCGTTTGTCAACGAATATTACTCGATGCGGAAACACAAAGGGGTGACCTTGGACGTCGCAAGTGACCGCATGCTCGAAGTCAGCTATTTCGGCACGATGATGGTCGCCAAAGGACTCGCTGGCGGGATGGTCTCGGGATCGATCCACACCACTGCGAACACGATTCGCCCGGCGTTTGAGTTCATCAAGACACGCGAAGGTGTCGGATGCGTCAGTAGCGTGTTTTTGATGTGTCTAAAGCATGACGTGTTGGTTTACGGCGACTGCGCGGTGATTGCGAATCCGACGGCGGATCAACTCGCAGAAATCGCATCGAGCAGCGCCAACACGGCGACGCAATTTGGGATCGATCCGCGGGTGGCGATGCTGTCGTATTCGACCGGAGAGAGCGGGCATGGTGAGGATGTTGAACGGGTTCGCGAAGCGACAGCGATCCTGAAACGCAAACGCCCCGAGCTGCTGGTCGAAGGCCCGCTGCAGTACGACGCGGCAATCGATCCCGCCGTGGCAGCCACGAAATTGCCTAGCAGTGCGGTGGCCGGACGCGCGACCGTGTTCATCTTTCCTGACCTCAATACCGGCAACAACACCTACAAAGCGGTCCAGCGATCAGCAGGGGCGGTTGCCATCGGCCCTGTGCTGCAGGGATTACGAAAACCGGTGAACGATTTATCTCGTGGGTGTACCGTGGCTGATATTGTTAACACGGTGGCAATCACTGCGATCCAGGCTCAAGACTCATGA